From the genome of Eucalyptus grandis isolate ANBG69807.140 chromosome 2, ASM1654582v1, whole genome shotgun sequence, one region includes:
- the LOC104432866 gene encoding serine/threonine-protein kinase GRIK1 isoform X1 — protein sequence MFNKGYPIARFMGCCSCFGFSRKPKRTSRPVSGLNNHPSQECLLDEDMEDDHEDDRSYNGEVTDSAHEDDDRELRRRAQRSEDILRFREENGMICRQYPVKETHKVFRTEDENGNKMVNEYVRECKIGSGSYGKVVLYRSQVDGKHYAIKAFHKSHLLRLRVAPSETAMTDVLREVLIMKMLEHPNIVNLIEVIDDPETDHFYMVLEYVDGKWAYEGSGPQGIGENTARKYLRDIVSGLMYLHTHNIVHGDIKPDNLLVTSSGIVKIGDFSVSQVFEDDNDELRRSPGTPVFTAPECCLGLTYHGKAADTWAVGVTLYCMVLGHYPFLGETLQDTYDKIVNNPLILPDGLNPQLKNLLEGLLCKDPEHRLTLDAVAAHAWVVGEDGPIPQYLCWCKRKSLEAQERDGSKNDTDMSLTN from the exons ATGTTCAACAAAGGGTATCCTATTGCAAGATTCATGGGCTGCTGTAGTTGCTTTGGATTCTCCCGGAAGCCCAAAAGAACCTCGAGGCCCGTTTCTGGATTGAATAATCATCCTTCTCAGGAGTGTCTGTTGGATGAAGACATGGAAGATGATCATGAGGATGATCGTTCATACAATGGTGAGGTCACGGATAGTGCTcatgaagatgatgacagagAATTGCGGAGACGTGCCCAACGTTCGGAAGATATACTGAGGTTTAGAGAAGAAAATGGCATGATTTGCAGGCAATATCCTGTAAAAGAAACCCACAAAGTGTTCCGTACAGAG GATGAAAATGGGAATAAGATGGTCAATGAATATGTTCGTGAGTGTAAGATTGGCTCTGGTAGCTATGGCAAAGTG GTTCTCTACCGAAGTCAAGTCGATGGAAAGCATTATGCAATTAAG GCCTTTCATAAGTCACATTTGCTAAGGCTGCGTGTGGCACCTTCAGAAACTGCCATGACCGATGTTCTTCGAGAA gttttgatcatgaaaatgtTGGAGCACCCTAATATAGTCAACCTCATAGAGGTGATTGATGACCCAGAAACAGATCACTTCTACATGG TCCTTGAATATGTGGATGGCAAATGGGCTTATGAAGGATCTGGTCCCCAAGGGATTGGAGAAAATACTGCCAGAAAGTATCTGCGTGATATTGTTTCTGGGCTGATGTATCTCCACACTCAT AATATAGTGCATGGAGATATCAAGCCTGATAATTTGTTGGTGACCAGTTCTGGCATTGTGAAGATAGGAGATTTCAGTGTTAGCCAGGTCTTTGAG GATGATAATGATGAACTCCGGCGATCCCCTGGGACTCCTGTTTTCACAGCACCTGAGTGCTGTCTAG GTCTCACTTATCACGGGAAGGCTGCTGATACTTGGGCTGTGGGAGTCACTCTTTACTGTATGGTCTTGGGACATTATCCTTTCCTTGGAGAAACACTGCAAGACACGTATGACAAG ATAGTTAATAACCCTTTGATACTCCCGGATGGTCTCAATCCACAACTTAAGAACTTGCTGGAGGGGCTTCTTTGCAAAG ATCCAGAACACAGGTTGACATTGGATGCTGTTGCAGCTCATGCCTGGGTTGTTGGAGAAGACGGACCGATCCCTCAGTATTTATGCTGGTGCAAGCGCAAAAGCTTGGAGGCGCAAGAACGTGATGGGAGCAAAAATGATACTGACATGAGTTTGACTAACTGA
- the LOC104432866 gene encoding serine/threonine-protein kinase GRIK1 isoform X2 produces MGCCSCFGFSRKPKRTSRPVSGLNNHPSQECLLDEDMEDDHEDDRSYNGEVTDSAHEDDDRELRRRAQRSEDILRFREENGMICRQYPVKETHKVFRTEDENGNKMVNEYVRECKIGSGSYGKVVLYRSQVDGKHYAIKAFHKSHLLRLRVAPSETAMTDVLREVLIMKMLEHPNIVNLIEVIDDPETDHFYMVLEYVDGKWAYEGSGPQGIGENTARKYLRDIVSGLMYLHTHNIVHGDIKPDNLLVTSSGIVKIGDFSVSQVFEDDNDELRRSPGTPVFTAPECCLGLTYHGKAADTWAVGVTLYCMVLGHYPFLGETLQDTYDKIVNNPLILPDGLNPQLKNLLEGLLCKDPEHRLTLDAVAAHAWVVGEDGPIPQYLCWCKRKSLEAQERDGSKNDTDMSLTN; encoded by the exons ATGGGCTGCTGTAGTTGCTTTGGATTCTCCCGGAAGCCCAAAAGAACCTCGAGGCCCGTTTCTGGATTGAATAATCATCCTTCTCAGGAGTGTCTGTTGGATGAAGACATGGAAGATGATCATGAGGATGATCGTTCATACAATGGTGAGGTCACGGATAGTGCTcatgaagatgatgacagagAATTGCGGAGACGTGCCCAACGTTCGGAAGATATACTGAGGTTTAGAGAAGAAAATGGCATGATTTGCAGGCAATATCCTGTAAAAGAAACCCACAAAGTGTTCCGTACAGAG GATGAAAATGGGAATAAGATGGTCAATGAATATGTTCGTGAGTGTAAGATTGGCTCTGGTAGCTATGGCAAAGTG GTTCTCTACCGAAGTCAAGTCGATGGAAAGCATTATGCAATTAAG GCCTTTCATAAGTCACATTTGCTAAGGCTGCGTGTGGCACCTTCAGAAACTGCCATGACCGATGTTCTTCGAGAA gttttgatcatgaaaatgtTGGAGCACCCTAATATAGTCAACCTCATAGAGGTGATTGATGACCCAGAAACAGATCACTTCTACATGG TCCTTGAATATGTGGATGGCAAATGGGCTTATGAAGGATCTGGTCCCCAAGGGATTGGAGAAAATACTGCCAGAAAGTATCTGCGTGATATTGTTTCTGGGCTGATGTATCTCCACACTCAT AATATAGTGCATGGAGATATCAAGCCTGATAATTTGTTGGTGACCAGTTCTGGCATTGTGAAGATAGGAGATTTCAGTGTTAGCCAGGTCTTTGAG GATGATAATGATGAACTCCGGCGATCCCCTGGGACTCCTGTTTTCACAGCACCTGAGTGCTGTCTAG GTCTCACTTATCACGGGAAGGCTGCTGATACTTGGGCTGTGGGAGTCACTCTTTACTGTATGGTCTTGGGACATTATCCTTTCCTTGGAGAAACACTGCAAGACACGTATGACAAG ATAGTTAATAACCCTTTGATACTCCCGGATGGTCTCAATCCACAACTTAAGAACTTGCTGGAGGGGCTTCTTTGCAAAG ATCCAGAACACAGGTTGACATTGGATGCTGTTGCAGCTCATGCCTGGGTTGTTGGAGAAGACGGACCGATCCCTCAGTATTTATGCTGGTGCAAGCGCAAAAGCTTGGAGGCGCAAGAACGTGATGGGAGCAAAAATGATACTGACATGAGTTTGACTAACTGA
- the LOC104432867 gene encoding F-box/kelch-repeat protein At5g60570 has product MEEVQEEVDSVFSLSLMGEVDDGHSPSRLRPSDSLLPGLIDDVALNCLAWVCRSDYASLSCTNTRFRKLIRSGLLYELRRRMGIIEHWVYFVCDPRGWEAFDPVRKKWMSLPKMPCDECFNHADKESLAVGTELLVFGRELLDFAIWKYNLVHLSWVKCEGMEYRRCLFASGCLGSIAIVAGGSDKKGNILKSAELYDSSTGKWELLPSMHTPRRLCSGFFMDGKFYVIGGMSSPTDSLTCGEEYDLETKKWRKIEGMYPNVNKAAQAPPLVAVVDDELYSVEPLTNMVKKYNKVKNTWDVLGRLPVKADSSNGWGLAFKACGKELLVVGGQRGPEGEAIVLNSWNPKSGVKNGTLDWKVLGVKENVGVFVYNCAVMGC; this is encoded by the coding sequence ATGGAGGAGGTACAGGAAGAAGTGGATTCTGTTTTTAGCTTAAGTTTGATGGGAGAAGTGGATGATGGTCATTCACCATCCAGGCTGAGACCAAGTGATTCACTCCTTCCGGGTCTTATAGATGATGTTGCTTTAAACTGTCTTGCTTGGGTTTGTCGATCTGATTATGCTTCGTTATCGTGTACCAACACGAGGTTTAGAAAATTAATCAGGAGTGGGCTTTTGTATGAGCTGAGGAGGCGGATGGGTATCATTGAACATTGGGTGTATTTTGTTTGTGATCCAAGAGGGTGGGAGGCGTTTGACCCTGTTAGAAAGAAGTGGATGTCCTTGCCTAAGATGCCTTGTGATGAATGCTTCAACCATGCAGATAAGGAATCGTTGGCTGTCGGCACTGAATTGTTGGTTTTTGGCCGTGAGCTGTTGGATTTTGCCATTTGGAAGTATAACTTGGTTCATCTAAGTTGGGTAAAGTGCGAGGGAATGGAATACAGACGCTGCTTGTTTGCCTCTGGTTGCCTTGGCTCTATTGCTATCGTGGCAGGTGGAAGTGATAAGAAGGGGAATATACTGAAATCGGCTGAGTTGTATGATTCTTCCACCGGTAAATGGGAGTTGTTACCTAGTATGCACACACCACGTAGATTGTGTTCTGGTTTTTTTATGGACGGCAAATTCTACGTGATTGGTGGGATGTCGAGCCCTACTGATTCATTAACATGTGGAGAAGAGTATGACCTAGAGACAAAGAAGTGGAGGAAGATAGAGGGAATGTACCCAAATGTCAATAAGGCTGCTCAGGCACCTCCACTTGTGGCTGTTGTGGATGATGAGCTCTACTCTGTAGAGCCCTTGACCAACATGGTGAAGAAGTACAACAAAGTGAAGAACACCTGGGATGTGCTGGGGAGGCTTCCGGTCAAGGCTGATTCTTCGAATGGTTGGGGCCTTGCTTTCAAGGCATGTGGCAAAGAACTTTTGGTTGTCGGAGGGCAGAGAGGTCCAGAAGGTGAAGCTATTGTGCTGAACTCTTGGAATCCAAAATCGGGGGTCAAGAATGGCACTTTGGATTGGAAGGTGCTTGGTGTCAAGGAGAATGTTGGGGTGTTTGTATACAATTGCGCTGTGATGGGTTGCTGA
- the LOC104432868 gene encoding LOW QUALITY PROTEIN: uncharacterized protein LOC104432868 (The sequence of the model RefSeq protein was modified relative to this genomic sequence to represent the inferred CDS: inserted 1 base in 1 codon): protein METEDKVSEKVQGDVITGEATVVIPIHKVEDLMGTAQEAPQAHHWKKQNLFLDIPSRKMGTWTQDSVIIKMPPTPGATPKRVNFLLTPSSNEARNNIASPGPSSSRGKSSIKNLLPKMSFIHRNSAADTEKATNPDPDASITGLREKPSIARSLSFTKLFTPRSRRASSLPATPIGNSSKESSHSERVCSTPQPTSTGLQRTIPRSRSVPVNDKEDSIRRMDSFFRIIPSTPXSKEGDVMPNISQTADHADDTDGEDIPEEEAVCRICLVALSEGGETLKMECSCKGELALAHKECAVKWFSVKGNRTCDVCKQEVQNLPVTLLRIQSIHNGTVGGTRFEMEDLGRYRLWQEVPVLVVVSTLAYFCFLEQLLVGKMGTGAIAISLPFSCVLGLLASITSSTMVKSRFVWVYASFQFGLVVLFAHLFYSLVHLQAILSVLFASFAGFGVAMSGSSILVEFFRWKRRRRAHLVQSRRAQVAIRPSQAPRGSLESPWEGSSLTHPTHVNNPETFSGS, encoded by the exons atggaaaCTGAAGACAAGGTCTCAGAGAAGGTGCAGGGAGACGTTATTACTGGTGAAGCAACTGTAGTCATTCCCATTCATAAG gTCGAAGATTTGATGGGAACAGCGCAAGAAGCTCCACAGGCtcatcattggaaaaaacaGAATCTTTTCCTAGACATACCTTCGAGGAAGATGGGAACGTGGACTCAAGACAGTGTCATCATCAAAATGCCGCCGACACCGGGTGCCACCCCTAAGAGAGTAAATTTTCTCTTGACGCCTAGCTCAAACGAAGCGAGAAATAATATTGCGTCTCCAGGTCCCTCTTCTTCTAGGGGCAAATCATCCATAAAAAACTTACTACCTAAGATGAGCTTCATACACCGAAATTCAGCAGCAGACACTGAGAAAGCCACCAATCCAGATCCAGATGCTTCGATCACAGGACTAAGAGAAAAGCCTTCCATAGCTAGGTCGCTGTCATTTACGAAGCTATTCACTCCTAGATCAAGGAGAGCATCTTCGCTACCGGCGACTCCAATTGGGAACTCCAGTAAAGAATCCTCGCACAGCGAAAGAGTGTGTAGTACTCCACAGCCCACT TCAACAGGACTTCAAAGAACAATTCCGCGGTCACGTTCAGTTCCTGTCAATGACAAAGAGGATAGCATTAGGAGAATGGACTCCTTCTTCCGCATAATACCTTCCACAC GGTCAAAGGAAGGAGATGTGATGCCTAACATATCTCAGACAGCTGATCACG CAGATGATACTGATGGTGAAGACATACCCGAAGAAGAGGCGGTCTGTAGAATTTGTCTGGTTGCTTTGTCTGAGGGCGGGGAAACTCTCAAGATGGAATGCAGCTGCAAAGGCGAATTGGCTCTGGCCCATAAAGAATGCGCTGTGAAGTGGTTTAGCGTCAAAGGTAACAGGACTTGCGATGTGTGCAAACAAGAGGTTCAGAATCTGCCTGTGACTCTTTTGAGAATACAAAGCATCCACAATGGAACCGTGGGAGGCACTCGATTTGAGATGGAAGATCTTGGTCGATACAG GCTGTGGCAGGAAGTGCCAGTCCTCGTCGTTGTGAGCACGCTGGCctacttttgttttcttgagCAGCTTTTG GTTGGGAAGATGGGTACAGGCGCAATTGCCAtatctcttccattttcttgtgTTTTAGGTCTCCTAGCATCCATTACTTCATCAACCATGG TGAAGAGCAGATTTGTCTGGGTTTATGCATCTTTCCAGTTTGGCCTGGTGGTTCTCTTCGCTCATCTATTTTACTCTTTG GTTCATCTGCAAGCCATCCTATCGGTTCTCTTCGCATCTTTTGCCGGATTCGGCGTCGCAATGAGCGGGAGTTCGATCCTCGTTGAGTTCTTCAGATGGAAGAGAAGACGGCGTGCCCATTTGGTACAATCTCGCCGTGCTCAGGTGGCCATACGTCCCAGCCAGGCTCCTCGGGGATCTCTGGAGTCACCGTGGGAAGGATCCTCTCTGACCCATCCAACCCATGTGAACAACCCGGAAACTTTTAGCGGGAGTTGA
- the LOC104432869 gene encoding yrdC domain-containing protein, mitochondrial: MNVPTKIAHTLPPLLLHARFPLSGVPRNGFVRIPEQSRRLGSKMARSLDKCEGKLDVVREATEAHAPEAVEALKSGKVIAVPTDTLYGFACDACSAEAVNRIYEIKGRKHTSPLAICVGDVSDIERFAVTNHLPHGLLDSLLPGPVTVILRRGESSILDKSLNPGLDSIGVRVPDCNFIRVIARGAGSALALTSANLSGQPSSVCIKDFENLWEHCAYVYDGGVLPSGRAGSTIVDLTKLGSYKILRPGSAEEETVAILQGHSLIEEKSEA; encoded by the exons ATGAATGTTCCCACCAAAATAGCTCATACCCTCCCGCCTCTCCTCCTCCACGCTCGCTTCCCTCTCTCAG GTGTGCCCAGAAACGGGTTCGTGCGAATTCCGGAGCAGAGCAGGCGACTCGGGAGTAAAATGGCGCGGAGCCTGGACAAATGCGAGGGCAAGTTGGATGTGGTTCGCGAGGCGACCGAGGCTCACGCCCCAGAGGCAGTCGAAGCTCTCAAGTCGGGGAAGGTGATTGCTGTGCCGACCGATACGCTCTACGGCTTCGCTTGCGATGCTTG TTCTGCAGAAGCTGTTAACCGGATATATGAGATCAAAGGACGGAAGCATACGAGTCCTCTCGCCATTTGTGTTGGGGATGTCTCTGACATAGAACGTTTTGCAGTGACCAACCATTTGCCCCATGGTTTGCTCGATTCTCTCCTTCCAGGACCAGTAACTGTCATATTGAGGCGAG GGGAATCAAGTATTCTGGATAAGTCTCTTAATCCTGGATTAGATAGTATAGGAGTCCGAGTGCCAGACTGCAACTTCATCAGGGTAATTGCCCGTGGAGCTGGGAGTGCTCTTGCCTTAACAAGCGCTAACTTGAGTGGCCAGCCAAGTAGTGTCTGCATCAAGGATTTCGAGAACCTCTGGGAACACTGTGCATATGTTTATGATGGTGGTGTGCTTCCTTCAGGTCGTGCTGGGTCAACAATTGTGGACCTTACAAAGCTCGGCTCTTATAAGATTCTCAGACCTGGAAG CGCTGAGGAAGAGACTGTTGCAATCCTCCAAGGGCACTCTCTTATCGAAGAGAAGTCTGAAGCATAG
- the LOC104432870 gene encoding 4-hydroxy-3-methylbut-2-en-1-yl diphosphate synthase (ferredoxin), chloroplastic, which yields MAMASGAVPASFSGLKSRDSGLGFVKSMDFVRISDQQRVRSHRKKITVIRNCKPASEIELKPASEGSPLLVPRQKYCESLHKTVRRKTRTVMVGNVALGSEHPIRIQTMTTSDTKDVAGTVEQVMKIADKGADLVRITVQGKREADACFEIKNSLVQKNYNIPLVADIHFAPSVALRVAECFDKIRVNPGNFADRRAQFEQIEYTEEEYQKELEHIEQVFTPLVEKCKKYGRAMRIGTNHGSLSDRIMSYHGDSPRGMVESAFEFARICRKLDFHNFVFSMKASNPVIMVQAYRLLIAEMNVQGWDYPLHLGVTEAGEGEDGRMKSAIGIGTLLQDGLGDTIRVSLTEPPEEEIDPCRRLANLGMRAAELQKGVAPFEEKHRHYFDFQRRSGQLPMQKEGEEVDYRGVLHRDGSVLMSVSLNQLKAPENFYRSLATKLVLGMPFKDLATVDTILLRELPPVDDADARLALKRLIDVSMGVITPLSEQLTKPLPNAMVLVNLKELSSGAHMLLPEGTRLVVSLRGDEPYKDLEILKSVDATMLLHNLPLNEEKTSRVHAARRLFEYLQENALTFPVIHHLQFPDGTHRDDLVIGAGTNAGALLVDGLGDGVLLEAPDQDLEFLRNTSFNLLQGCRMRNTKTEYVSCPSCGRTLFDLQEISAEIREKTSHLPGVSIAIMGCIVNGPGEMADADFGYVGGAPGKIDLYVGKTVVKRAIAMEQATDALIQLIKDHGRWVDPPAEE from the exons ATGGCAATGGCGAGCGGAGCAGTGCCAGCTTCCTTCTCGGGGCTGAAGAGCCGGGATAGCGGGTTGGGATTCGTAAAGAGTATGGATTTTGTCAGGATTTCTGATCAGCAAAGAGTCAGGTCTCACCGAAAGAAGATCACCGTGATCAGGAATTGCAAACCTGCTTCCGAGATAGAGCTCAAGCCTGCATCGGAGGGGAGCCCGTTATTAG TTCCCAGGCAGAAGTACTGTGAGTCTTTGCACAAAACAGTCAGGAGGAAGACACGGACAGTGATGGTGGGAAACGTGGCTCTTGGAAGTGAGCATCCCATAAGAATACAGACGATGACTACAAGTGATACTAAGGACGTTGCTGGAACAGTTGAACAG GTGATGAAAATTGCTGACAAGGGAGCTGATCTTGTCCGGATAACAGttcaaggaaagagagaagcaGATGCATGCTTTGAGATAAAGAACTCTCTTGTGCAGAAAAA TTACAATATCCCGCTGGTAGCAGATATTCATTTTGCACCTTCGGTTGCACTGCGGGTGGCTGAATGCTTTGACAAGATTCGTGTTAATCCAGGAAATTTTG CTGATAGAAGGGCTCAGTTCGAGCAGATAGAATACACAGAGGAGGAGTACCAGAAAGAACTTGAGCATATTGAGCAG GTATTCACTCCGTTGGTTGAGAAGTGCAAAAAGTATGGAAGGGCGATGCGTATTGGCACAAATCATGGTAGCCTTTCAGATCGTATCATGAGCTACCATGGGGATTCTCCTAGGGGAATG GTCGAATCTGCATTTGAGTTTGCAAGAATATGCCGGAAGTTAGATTTCCACAATTTTGTCTTCTCAATGAAAGCAAGCAATCCTGTCATCATGGTTCAGGCATACCGTCTTCTCATAGCTGAGATGAATGTTCAGGGATGGGATTACCCATTACACTTGGGAGTGACCGAAGCTGGAGAAGGTGAAGATGGACGCATGAAGTCTGCAATTGGCATTGGAACCCTTCTTCAG GATGGTTTAGGTGATACAATCAGAGTCTCTCTTACTGAACCACCTGAAGAAGAGATAGATCCCTGTAGAAGGCTGGCAAATCTCGGTATGAGAGCAGCAGAGCTTCAGAAGGGGGTG GCACCATTTGAGGAAAAGCACAGACATTATTTTGACTTCCAGCGACGATCGGGTCAATTGCCAATGCAAAAGGAG GGCGAGGAGGTGGATTACAGAGGTGTCCTCCACCGTGATGGTTCCGTTCTCATGTCTGTCTCCTTGAATCAGTTGAAG GCCCCAGAAAATTTCTACCGTTCTCTTGCTACAAAGCTAGTTCTTGGAATGCCATTTAAG GATCTGGCAACAGTAGACACAATTTTACTGAGAGAGCTTCCACCAGTTGATGATGCTGATGCT CGACTAGCCCTCAAAAGATTGATAGATGTAAGCATGGGTGTCATAACTCCTTTATCAGAACAGCTGACAAAGCCATTGCCCAATGCCATGGTTTTGGTCAATCTCAAGGAATTGTCATCTGGCGCTCACATGCTCTTGCCAGAAG GCACACGCTTGGTTGTGTCCTTGCGTGGAGATGAGCCATACAAAGACCTGGAAATACTTAAGAGCGTGGATGCCACAATGCTTCTTCATAATCTCCCACTTAATGAAGAAAAAACCAGCAGAGTGCATGCAGCAAGGAG GCTCTTTGAGTATCTACAAGAAAATGCTCTTACTTTCCCTGTTATTCACCATCTTCAATTTCCAGATGGGACTCACCG GGATGACCTGGTAATTGGTGCCGGAACAAATGCAGGAGCCCTTCTGGTAGATGGACTTGGTGATGGAGTCCTCTTAGAAGCGCCGGACCAAGATTTGGAGTTTCTGAGGAATACTTCTTTCAATCTACTGCAAGGCTGCAGAATGCGAAACACAAAGACG GAATATGTGTCGTGCCCTTCCTGTGGCAGGACGTTGTTTGACCTTCAAGAAATAAGTGCAGAAATACGAGAGAAGACATCTCATTTACCCGGTGTTTCG ATTGCAATTATGGGTTGCATCGTAAATGGACCAGGAGAGATGGCTGATGCAGATTTTGGTTATGTTGGCGGTGCTCCTGGAAAAATAGATCTTTACGTTGGGAAG ACCGTGGTCAAGAGAGCAATTGCGATGGAGCAGGCGACTGATGCCTTGATTCAGCTGATAAAGGATCACGGTCGGTGGGTAGACCCTCCTGCTGAGGAATAA
- the LOC120290722 gene encoding skin secretory protein xP2-like, producing the protein MGLTKLFGQLPTGTGAERVSLTRKLYTLRLHGQAPHSRFRSLSFPRPPARALLRPPLLSPAPAPQPSSGFPSPPAPPPADLAPAPAPAPAPQTSPSPLPGETPAPAPAPSNAADESRSATGSVPSDEESNDGGGSPGGMSGGKKAGIAIGVVAAVALAVLGGMVYRRRQENIRRSQYRYAARREIL; encoded by the exons ATGGGTTTGACTAAGCTTTTTGGGCAACTGCCAACTGGTACCGGTGCAG AGAGAGTCTCGCTGACTAGAAAGCTTTACACCCTTCGTCTTCATGGCCAGGCTCCGCATTCTCGctttcgctctctctctttccctcgtCCTCCCGCTCGCGCTCTCCTCCGACCCCCTCTCCTCTCCCCGGCTCCCGCTCCTCAGCCCTCCTCCGGCTTCCCTTCCCCGCCTGCGCCGCCCCCGGCGGATCTCGctcccgcccccgcccccgcccccgccccgcAGACGTCGCCTTCTCCACTGCCTGGTGAGACGCCCGCCCCCGCTCCCGCCCCGAGCAATGCCGCGGACGAGAGCCGCTCCGCGACCGGGTCCGTCCCTTCCGACGAGGAGTCCAACGACGGAGGAGGATCTCCCGGCGGGATGAGCGGCGGCAAGAAGGCGGGGATCGCCATCGGCGTGGTCGCCGCGGTCGCGCTCGCCGTGCTCGGAGGAATGGTGTACAGGAGGAGGCAGGAGAACATACGGCGCTCGCAGTACCGTTACGCGGCGAGGAGAGAGATTCTGTAG
- the LOC104432871 gene encoding protein disulfide isomerase-like 1-4: MSTRVLLLLLSLAALLLVASFPRSLSAAAVDVDDDEDLSFLEEPEEGHGGAGGAAAAGAHDEFPDSDHFEDDEDFENYSDLDESEADADAYKEPEVDDKDVVVLKEGNFSDFVEKNRFVMVEFYAPWCGHCQALAPEYAAAATELKGEEVVLAKVDATEEEELAQKYEVQGFPTVYFFVDGVHKPYSGQRTKDAIVTWIKKKTGPGVNNLTTADEAERVLTSENKVVLGYLNHLKGPESEELAAASRIEDDVNFYQTVNPDVAKLFHIDPEVKRPALVILKKEAEKLSLFDGKFEKSAIAEFVFANKLPLVTTFTRESAPLIFESPVKKQVLLFATSKDSEKFFPVFEEAAKLFKGKLIFVYVEMDNEDVGKPVSDYFGVSGSGPKVLGYTGNDDSRKFFLDGEVTLDNIKAFALDFLEEKLKPFYKSDPIPETNDGDVKVVVGNNFDEIVLDESKDVLLEIHAPWCGHCQALEPTYDKLAKHLRGIDSLVIAKMDGTTNEHPRAKADGFPTLLFFPAGNKSFDPISVDSDRTVVALYKFLKKNASIPFKLQKPAASTPKPATTDTKESEETVTTDLKDEL; encoded by the exons ATGTCGACTcgcgtcctcctcctcctcctctccctcgcGGCGCTCCTGCTCGTCGCCTCCTTCCCTCGCTccctctccgccgccgccgtcgacgtCGACGACGACGAGGATCTCAGCTTCCTCGAGGAGCCCGAGGAGGGCCACGGCGGGGCCGGCGGCGCCGCCGCGGCGGGGGCTCACGACGAGTTCCCCGACTCCGACCACTTCGAGGACGACGAGGACTTCGAGAATTACTCCGATCTCGACGAGTCGGAGGCCGATGCGGACGCGTACAAGGAGCCCGAGGTGGACGACAAGGACGTCGTGGTCCTGAAGGAGGGGAACTTCTCCGATTTCGTCGAGAAGAACCGGTTCGTGATGGTGGAGTTCTACGCGCCGTGGTGCGGGCACTGCCAGGCCCTGGCGCCCGAGTACGCCGCCGCGGCGACGGAGCTGAAGGGAGAGGAGGTGGTCCTGGCGAAGGTGGAcgcgacggaggaggaggagttggCTCAGAAGTATGAGGTGCAAGGGTTCCCCACTGTTTATTTCTTCGTCGATGGCGTTCACAAGCCGTATTCCGGCCAAAGGACCAA GGATGCTATTGTGACTTGGATCAAGAAGAAAACAGGGCCTGGCGTGAATAACTTAACCACAGCGGACGAAGCCGAACGGGTGTTGACTTCCGAAAACAAAGTTGTTTTGGGCTATCTTAACCATTTGAAG GGCCCCGAGAGTGAGGAGCTTGCTGCtgcttcaagaattgaagaTGATGTCAACTTCTACCAAACTGTTAATCCTGACGTTGCAAAGCTTTTCCACATAGACCCTGAAGTCAAGCGTCCTGCTTTGGTCATCCTTAAGAAGGAGGCAGAAAAATTAAGCCTTTTCG ATGGTAAATTTGAGAAGTCTGCAATAGCTGAGTTCGTTTTTGCGAACAAGCTTCCTCTGGTTACCACTTTTACCAGGGAAAGCGCACCTTTAATTTTTGAAAGCCCAGTTAAGAAGCAG GTGTTGCTGTTTGCCACATCAAAAGATTCGGAGAAATTTTTCCCGGTATTTGAGGAAGCTGCAAAGCTTTTCAAGGGAAAG TTGATCTTCGTATATGTGGAAATGGATAATGAAGATGTTGGAAAGCCTGTGTCAGATTATTTTGGTGTCTCCGGGAGTGGTCCCAAG GTCCTTGGATACACTGGAAATGATGACAGTAGGAAGTTTTTCCTTGATGGAGAAGTGACTTTGGATAATATTAAG GCTTTCGCTTTGGACTTCTTGGAGGAGAAGCTAAAACCTTTCTATAAATCAGACCCAATTCCTGAAACC AATGATGGTGATGTGAAAGTTGTTGTTGGGAACAACTTTGATGAAATTGTGTTGGATGAGTCAAAGGACGTCCTGCTCGAG ATACATGCGCCTTGGTGCGGGCATTGTCAAGCACTGGAGCCTACATACGACAAACTTGCCAAACATTTGCGTGGCATTGACAGTCTTGTTATTGCCAAGATGGATGGAACGACCAACGAACATCCCAGGGCAAAG GCTGATGGATTTCCCACACTTCTTTTCTTCCCAGCTGGAAACAAAAGCTTTGATCCC ATCTCTGTAGACTCTGACCGGACTGTGGTGGCTCTGTACAAATTCCTGAAGAAAAACGCATCAATCCCTTTCAAGCTTCAAAAACCAGCAGCCTCTACTCCTAAACCTGCTACTACTGACACCAAAGAGAGCGAAGAAACCGTCACTACTGATCTGAAGGATGAATTATGA